One stretch of Nomascus leucogenys isolate Asia chromosome 7b, Asia_NLE_v1, whole genome shotgun sequence DNA includes these proteins:
- the HDAC10 gene encoding polyamine deacetylase HDAC10 isoform X5 — MGTALVYHEDMTATRLLWDDPECEIERPERLTAALDRLRQRGLEQRCLRLSAREASEEELGLVHSPEYVSLVRETQVLGKEELQALSGQFDAIYFHPSTFHCARLAAGAGLQLVDAVLTGAVQNGLALVRPPGHHSQRAAANGFCVFNNVAIAAAHAKQKYGLHRILVVDWDVHHGQGIQYLFEDDPSVLYFSWHRYEHGRFWPFLRESDADAVGRGQGLGFTVNLPWNQVGMGNADYVAAFLHLLLPLAFEFDPELVLVSAGFDSAVGDPEGQMQATPECFAHLTQLLQVLAGGRVCAVLEGGYHLESLAESVCMTVQTLLGDPAPPLSGPMVPCQSALESIQSARAAQAPHWKSLQLQDVTPVPLSPSTHSPEGRPPPLLPGGPVCKAAASAPSSLLDQPRLCPAPSVRTAVALTAPDITLVLPPDVIQQEGSALREETEAWARPHESLAREEALTALGKLLYLLDGMLDGQVNSGIAATPASAAAATLDVAVRRGLSHGAQRLLCVALGQLDRPPDLAHDG, encoded by the exons ATGGGGACCGCGCTTGTGTATCATGAGGACATGACGGCCACCCGGCTGCTCTGGGACGA CCCCGAGTGCGAGATTGAGCGTCCTGAGCGCCTGACCGCAGCCCTGGACCGCCTGCGGCAGCGCGGCCTGGAACAGAGGTGTCTGCGGTTGTCAGCCCGCGAGGCCTCGGAAGAGGAGCTGGGCCTGGTGCACAG CCCAGAGTATGTATCCCTGGTCAGGGAGACCCAGGTCCTAGGCAAGGAGGAGCTGCAGGCGCTGTCCGGACAGTTCGACGCCATCTACTTCCACCCG AGTACCTTTCACTGTGCGCGGCTGGCCGCGGGGGCTGGACTGCAGCTGGTGGACGCTGTGCTCACGGGAGCTGTGCAAAATGGGCTTGCCCTGGTGAG GCCTCCTGGGCACCACAGCCAGAGGGCGGCTGCCAACGGGTTCTGCGTGTTCAACAACGTGGCCATAGCAGCTGCACATGCCAAGCAGAAATACGGGCTACACAG GATCCTCGTCGTGGACTGGGATGTACACCATGGCCAGGGGATCCAGTATCTCTTTGAGGATGACCCCAG TGTCCTTTACTTCTCCTGGCACCGCTATGAGCATGGGCGCTTCTGGCCTTTCCTGCGAGAGTCAGATGCAGATGCGGTGGGGCGGGGACAGGGCCTCGGCTTCACTGTCAACCTGCCCTGGAACCAG GTCGGGATGGGAAACGCTGACTACGTGGCTGCCTTCCTGCACCTGCTGCTCCCACTGGCCTTTGAG TTTGACCCTGAGCTGGTGCTGGTCTCGGCAGGATTTGACTCAGCCGTCGGGGACCCTGAG GGGCAAATGCAGGCCACGCCAGAGTGCTTCGCCCACCTCACACAGCTGCTGCAGGTGCTGGCCGGCGGCCGGGTCTGCGCCGTGCTGGAG GGCGGCTACCACCTGGAGTCACTGGCGGAGTCAGTGTGCATGACAGTACAGACGCTGCTGGGTGACCCGGCTCCACCCCTGTCAGGGCCAATGGTGCCGTGTCAGAG TGCCCTGGAGTCCATCCAGAGTGCCCGTGCTGCCCAGGCCCCACACTGGAAGAGCCTCCAGCTGCAAG ATGTGACCCCTGTGCCGCTGAGCCCCAGCACCCACTCCCCAGAGGGGAGGCCTccacctctgctgcctggggGTCCAGTGTGTAAGGCAGCTGCATCTGCACCGAGCTCCCTCCTGGACCAGCCGCGCCTCTGCCCTGCACCCTCTGTCCGCACCGCTGTTGCCCTGACAGCGCCAGATATCACATTGGTCCTGCCCCCTGACGTCATCCAACAGGAAGGGTCAGCCCTGAGGGAGGAGACAGAAGCCTGGGCCag GCCACACGAGTCCCTGGCCCGGGAGGAGGCCCTCACTGCACTTGGGAAGCTCCTGTACCTCTTAGATGGGATGCTGGATGGGCAG GTGAACAGTGGTATAGCAGCCACTCCAGCCTCTGCTGCAGCAGCCACCCTGGATGTGGCTGTTCGGAGAGGCCTGTCCCATGGAGCCCAGAG GCTGCTGTGCGTGGCCCTGGGACAGCTGGACCGGCCTCCAGACCTCGCCCATGACGG ATGA
- the HDAC10 gene encoding polyamine deacetylase HDAC10 isoform X4, whose amino-acid sequence MGTALVYHEDMTATRLLWDDPECEIERPERLTAALDRLRQRGLEQRCLRLSAREASEEELGLVHSPEYVSLVRETQVLGKEELQALSGQFDAIYFHPSTFHCARLAAGAGLQLVDAVLTGAVQNGLALVRPPGHHSQRAAANGFCVFNNVAIAAAHAKQKYGLHRILVVDWDVHHGQGIQYLFEDDPSVLYFSWHRYEHGRFWPFLRESDADAVGRGQGLGFTVNLPWNQVGMGNADYVAAFLHLLLPLAFEFDPELVLVSAGFDSAVGDPEGQMQATPECFAHLTQLLQVLAGGRVCAVLEGGYHLESLAESVCMTVQTLLGDPAPPLSGPMVPCQSALESIQSARAAQAPHWKSLQLQDVTPVPLSPSTHSPEGRPPPLLPGGPVCKAAASAPSSLLDQPRLCPAPSVRTAVALTAPDITLVLPPDVIQQEGSALREETEAWARPHESLAREEALTALGKLLYLLDGMLDGQVNSGIAATPASAAAATLDVAVRRGLSHGAQRLLCVALGQLDRPPDLAHDGRSLWLNIRGKEAAALSMFHVSTPLPVMTSGFLSCILGLMLPLAYGFQPDLVLVALGPGHGLQGPQAALLAAVLRGLAGGRVLALLEERTSRL is encoded by the exons ATGGGGACCGCGCTTGTGTATCATGAGGACATGACGGCCACCCGGCTGCTCTGGGACGA CCCCGAGTGCGAGATTGAGCGTCCTGAGCGCCTGACCGCAGCCCTGGACCGCCTGCGGCAGCGCGGCCTGGAACAGAGGTGTCTGCGGTTGTCAGCCCGCGAGGCCTCGGAAGAGGAGCTGGGCCTGGTGCACAG CCCAGAGTATGTATCCCTGGTCAGGGAGACCCAGGTCCTAGGCAAGGAGGAGCTGCAGGCGCTGTCCGGACAGTTCGACGCCATCTACTTCCACCCG AGTACCTTTCACTGTGCGCGGCTGGCCGCGGGGGCTGGACTGCAGCTGGTGGACGCTGTGCTCACGGGAGCTGTGCAAAATGGGCTTGCCCTGGTGAG GCCTCCTGGGCACCACAGCCAGAGGGCGGCTGCCAACGGGTTCTGCGTGTTCAACAACGTGGCCATAGCAGCTGCACATGCCAAGCAGAAATACGGGCTACACAG GATCCTCGTCGTGGACTGGGATGTACACCATGGCCAGGGGATCCAGTATCTCTTTGAGGATGACCCCAG TGTCCTTTACTTCTCCTGGCACCGCTATGAGCATGGGCGCTTCTGGCCTTTCCTGCGAGAGTCAGATGCAGATGCGGTGGGGCGGGGACAGGGCCTCGGCTTCACTGTCAACCTGCCCTGGAACCAG GTCGGGATGGGAAACGCTGACTACGTGGCTGCCTTCCTGCACCTGCTGCTCCCACTGGCCTTTGAG TTTGACCCTGAGCTGGTGCTGGTCTCGGCAGGATTTGACTCAGCCGTCGGGGACCCTGAG GGGCAAATGCAGGCCACGCCAGAGTGCTTCGCCCACCTCACACAGCTGCTGCAGGTGCTGGCCGGCGGCCGGGTCTGCGCCGTGCTGGAG GGCGGCTACCACCTGGAGTCACTGGCGGAGTCAGTGTGCATGACAGTACAGACGCTGCTGGGTGACCCGGCTCCACCCCTGTCAGGGCCAATGGTGCCGTGTCAGAG TGCCCTGGAGTCCATCCAGAGTGCCCGTGCTGCCCAGGCCCCACACTGGAAGAGCCTCCAGCTGCAAG ATGTGACCCCTGTGCCGCTGAGCCCCAGCACCCACTCCCCAGAGGGGAGGCCTccacctctgctgcctggggGTCCAGTGTGTAAGGCAGCTGCATCTGCACCGAGCTCCCTCCTGGACCAGCCGCGCCTCTGCCCTGCACCCTCTGTCCGCACCGCTGTTGCCCTGACAGCGCCAGATATCACATTGGTCCTGCCCCCTGACGTCATCCAACAGGAAGGGTCAGCCCTGAGGGAGGAGACAGAAGCCTGGGCCag GCCACACGAGTCCCTGGCCCGGGAGGAGGCCCTCACTGCACTTGGGAAGCTCCTGTACCTCTTAGATGGGATGCTGGATGGGCAG GTGAACAGTGGTATAGCAGCCACTCCAGCCTCTGCTGCAGCAGCCACCCTGGATGTGGCTGTTCGGAGAGGCCTGTCCCATGGAGCCCAGAG GCTGCTGTGCGTGGCCCTGGGACAGCTGGACCGGCCTCCAGACCTCGCCCATGACGG GAGGAGTCTGTGGCTGAACATCAGGGGCAAAGAGGCGGCTGCCCTATCCATGTTCCATGTCTCCACGCCACTGCCAGTG ATGACCAGTGGTTTCCTGAGCTGCATCTTGGGCTTGATGCTGCCCCTGGCCTACGGCTTCCAGCCTGACCTGGTGCTGGTGGCGCTGGGGCCTGGCCATGGCCTGCAGGGCCCCCAGGCTGCACTCCTGGCTGCAGTGCTTCGGGGGCTGGCAGGGGGCCGAGTCCTGGCCCTCCTGGAGGAG AGGACGTCCAGGCTCTGA
- the HDAC10 gene encoding polyamine deacetylase HDAC10 isoform X1 — MGTALVYHEDMTATRLLWDDPECEIERPERLTAALDRLRQRGLEQRCLRLSAREASEEELGLVHSPEYVSLVRETQVLGKEELQALSGQFDAIYFHPSTFHCARLAAGAGLQLVDAVLTGAVQNGLALVRPPGHHSQRAAANGFCVFNNVAIAAAHAKQKYGLHRILVVDWDVHHGQGIQYLFEDDPSVLYFSWHRYEHGRFWPFLRESDADAVGRGQGLGFTVNLPWNQVGMGNADYVAAFLHLLLPLAFEFDPELVLVSAGFDSAVGDPEGQMQATPECFAHLTQLLQVLAGGRVCAVLEGGYHLESLAESVCMTVQTLLGDPAPPLSGPMVPCQSALESIQSARAAQAPHWKSLQLQDVTPVPLSPSTHSPEGRPPPLLPGGPVCKAAASAPSSLLDQPRLCPAPSVRTAVALTAPDITLVLPPDVIQQEGSALREETEAWARPHESLAREEALTALGKLLYLLDGMLDGQVNSGIAATPASAAAATLDVAVRRGLSHGAQRLLCVALGQLDRPPDLAHDGRSLWLNIRGKEAAALSMFHVSTPLPVMTSGFLSCILGLMLPLAYGFQPDLVLVALGPGHGLQGPQAALLAAVLRGLAGGRVLALLEEDSTAQLAGILARVLNGEAPPSLGPSSVASPEDVQALMYLRGQLEPQWKMLQCHPHLVA, encoded by the exons ATGGGGACCGCGCTTGTGTATCATGAGGACATGACGGCCACCCGGCTGCTCTGGGACGA CCCCGAGTGCGAGATTGAGCGTCCTGAGCGCCTGACCGCAGCCCTGGACCGCCTGCGGCAGCGCGGCCTGGAACAGAGGTGTCTGCGGTTGTCAGCCCGCGAGGCCTCGGAAGAGGAGCTGGGCCTGGTGCACAG CCCAGAGTATGTATCCCTGGTCAGGGAGACCCAGGTCCTAGGCAAGGAGGAGCTGCAGGCGCTGTCCGGACAGTTCGACGCCATCTACTTCCACCCG AGTACCTTTCACTGTGCGCGGCTGGCCGCGGGGGCTGGACTGCAGCTGGTGGACGCTGTGCTCACGGGAGCTGTGCAAAATGGGCTTGCCCTGGTGAG GCCTCCTGGGCACCACAGCCAGAGGGCGGCTGCCAACGGGTTCTGCGTGTTCAACAACGTGGCCATAGCAGCTGCACATGCCAAGCAGAAATACGGGCTACACAG GATCCTCGTCGTGGACTGGGATGTACACCATGGCCAGGGGATCCAGTATCTCTTTGAGGATGACCCCAG TGTCCTTTACTTCTCCTGGCACCGCTATGAGCATGGGCGCTTCTGGCCTTTCCTGCGAGAGTCAGATGCAGATGCGGTGGGGCGGGGACAGGGCCTCGGCTTCACTGTCAACCTGCCCTGGAACCAG GTCGGGATGGGAAACGCTGACTACGTGGCTGCCTTCCTGCACCTGCTGCTCCCACTGGCCTTTGAG TTTGACCCTGAGCTGGTGCTGGTCTCGGCAGGATTTGACTCAGCCGTCGGGGACCCTGAG GGGCAAATGCAGGCCACGCCAGAGTGCTTCGCCCACCTCACACAGCTGCTGCAGGTGCTGGCCGGCGGCCGGGTCTGCGCCGTGCTGGAG GGCGGCTACCACCTGGAGTCACTGGCGGAGTCAGTGTGCATGACAGTACAGACGCTGCTGGGTGACCCGGCTCCACCCCTGTCAGGGCCAATGGTGCCGTGTCAGAG TGCCCTGGAGTCCATCCAGAGTGCCCGTGCTGCCCAGGCCCCACACTGGAAGAGCCTCCAGCTGCAAG ATGTGACCCCTGTGCCGCTGAGCCCCAGCACCCACTCCCCAGAGGGGAGGCCTccacctctgctgcctggggGTCCAGTGTGTAAGGCAGCTGCATCTGCACCGAGCTCCCTCCTGGACCAGCCGCGCCTCTGCCCTGCACCCTCTGTCCGCACCGCTGTTGCCCTGACAGCGCCAGATATCACATTGGTCCTGCCCCCTGACGTCATCCAACAGGAAGGGTCAGCCCTGAGGGAGGAGACAGAAGCCTGGGCCag GCCACACGAGTCCCTGGCCCGGGAGGAGGCCCTCACTGCACTTGGGAAGCTCCTGTACCTCTTAGATGGGATGCTGGATGGGCAG GTGAACAGTGGTATAGCAGCCACTCCAGCCTCTGCTGCAGCAGCCACCCTGGATGTGGCTGTTCGGAGAGGCCTGTCCCATGGAGCCCAGAG GCTGCTGTGCGTGGCCCTGGGACAGCTGGACCGGCCTCCAGACCTCGCCCATGACGG GAGGAGTCTGTGGCTGAACATCAGGGGCAAAGAGGCGGCTGCCCTATCCATGTTCCATGTCTCCACGCCACTGCCAGTG ATGACCAGTGGTTTCCTGAGCTGCATCTTGGGCTTGATGCTGCCCCTGGCCTACGGCTTCCAGCCTGACCTGGTGCTGGTGGCGCTGGGGCCTGGCCATGGCCTGCAGGGCCCCCAGGCTGCACTCCTGGCTGCAGTGCTTCGGGGGCTGGCAGGGGGCCGAGTCCTGGCCCTCCTGGAGGAG GACTCCACAGCCCAGCTAGCAGGGATCCTGGCCCGGGTGCTGAATGGGGAGGCACCTCCTAGCCTAGGCCCTTCCTCTGTGGCCTCCCCAGAGGACGTCCAGGCTCTGATGTACCTGAGAGGGCAGCTGGAGCCTCAGTGGAAGATGTTGCAG TGCCATCCTCACCTGGTGGCTTGA
- the HDAC10 gene encoding polyamine deacetylase HDAC10 isoform X2 produces the protein MGTALVYHEDMTATRLLWDDPECEIERPERLTAALDRLRQRGLEQRCLRLSAREASEEELGLVHSPEYVSLVRETQVLGKEELQALSGQFDAIYFHPSTFHCARLAAGAGLQLVDAVLTGAVQNGLALVRPPGHHSQRAAANGFCVFNNVAIAAAHAKQKYGLHRILVVDWDVHHGQGIQYLFEDDPSVLYFSWHRYEHGRFWPFLRESDADAVGRGQGLGFTVNLPWNQVGMGNADYVAAFLHLLLPLAFEGQMQATPECFAHLTQLLQVLAGGRVCAVLEGGYHLESLAESVCMTVQTLLGDPAPPLSGPMVPCQSALESIQSARAAQAPHWKSLQLQDVTPVPLSPSTHSPEGRPPPLLPGGPVCKAAASAPSSLLDQPRLCPAPSVRTAVALTAPDITLVLPPDVIQQEGSALREETEAWARPHESLAREEALTALGKLLYLLDGMLDGQVNSGIAATPASAAAATLDVAVRRGLSHGAQRLLCVALGQLDRPPDLAHDGRSLWLNIRGKEAAALSMFHVSTPLPVMTSGFLSCILGLMLPLAYGFQPDLVLVALGPGHGLQGPQAALLAAVLRGLAGGRVLALLEEDSTAQLAGILARVLNGEAPPSLGPSSVASPEDVQALMYLRGQLEPQWKMLQCHPHLVA, from the exons ATGGGGACCGCGCTTGTGTATCATGAGGACATGACGGCCACCCGGCTGCTCTGGGACGA CCCCGAGTGCGAGATTGAGCGTCCTGAGCGCCTGACCGCAGCCCTGGACCGCCTGCGGCAGCGCGGCCTGGAACAGAGGTGTCTGCGGTTGTCAGCCCGCGAGGCCTCGGAAGAGGAGCTGGGCCTGGTGCACAG CCCAGAGTATGTATCCCTGGTCAGGGAGACCCAGGTCCTAGGCAAGGAGGAGCTGCAGGCGCTGTCCGGACAGTTCGACGCCATCTACTTCCACCCG AGTACCTTTCACTGTGCGCGGCTGGCCGCGGGGGCTGGACTGCAGCTGGTGGACGCTGTGCTCACGGGAGCTGTGCAAAATGGGCTTGCCCTGGTGAG GCCTCCTGGGCACCACAGCCAGAGGGCGGCTGCCAACGGGTTCTGCGTGTTCAACAACGTGGCCATAGCAGCTGCACATGCCAAGCAGAAATACGGGCTACACAG GATCCTCGTCGTGGACTGGGATGTACACCATGGCCAGGGGATCCAGTATCTCTTTGAGGATGACCCCAG TGTCCTTTACTTCTCCTGGCACCGCTATGAGCATGGGCGCTTCTGGCCTTTCCTGCGAGAGTCAGATGCAGATGCGGTGGGGCGGGGACAGGGCCTCGGCTTCACTGTCAACCTGCCCTGGAACCAG GTCGGGATGGGAAACGCTGACTACGTGGCTGCCTTCCTGCACCTGCTGCTCCCACTGGCCTTTGAG GGGCAAATGCAGGCCACGCCAGAGTGCTTCGCCCACCTCACACAGCTGCTGCAGGTGCTGGCCGGCGGCCGGGTCTGCGCCGTGCTGGAG GGCGGCTACCACCTGGAGTCACTGGCGGAGTCAGTGTGCATGACAGTACAGACGCTGCTGGGTGACCCGGCTCCACCCCTGTCAGGGCCAATGGTGCCGTGTCAGAG TGCCCTGGAGTCCATCCAGAGTGCCCGTGCTGCCCAGGCCCCACACTGGAAGAGCCTCCAGCTGCAAG ATGTGACCCCTGTGCCGCTGAGCCCCAGCACCCACTCCCCAGAGGGGAGGCCTccacctctgctgcctggggGTCCAGTGTGTAAGGCAGCTGCATCTGCACCGAGCTCCCTCCTGGACCAGCCGCGCCTCTGCCCTGCACCCTCTGTCCGCACCGCTGTTGCCCTGACAGCGCCAGATATCACATTGGTCCTGCCCCCTGACGTCATCCAACAGGAAGGGTCAGCCCTGAGGGAGGAGACAGAAGCCTGGGCCag GCCACACGAGTCCCTGGCCCGGGAGGAGGCCCTCACTGCACTTGGGAAGCTCCTGTACCTCTTAGATGGGATGCTGGATGGGCAG GTGAACAGTGGTATAGCAGCCACTCCAGCCTCTGCTGCAGCAGCCACCCTGGATGTGGCTGTTCGGAGAGGCCTGTCCCATGGAGCCCAGAG GCTGCTGTGCGTGGCCCTGGGACAGCTGGACCGGCCTCCAGACCTCGCCCATGACGG GAGGAGTCTGTGGCTGAACATCAGGGGCAAAGAGGCGGCTGCCCTATCCATGTTCCATGTCTCCACGCCACTGCCAGTG ATGACCAGTGGTTTCCTGAGCTGCATCTTGGGCTTGATGCTGCCCCTGGCCTACGGCTTCCAGCCTGACCTGGTGCTGGTGGCGCTGGGGCCTGGCCATGGCCTGCAGGGCCCCCAGGCTGCACTCCTGGCTGCAGTGCTTCGGGGGCTGGCAGGGGGCCGAGTCCTGGCCCTCCTGGAGGAG GACTCCACAGCCCAGCTAGCAGGGATCCTGGCCCGGGTGCTGAATGGGGAGGCACCTCCTAGCCTAGGCCCTTCCTCTGTGGCCTCCCCAGAGGACGTCCAGGCTCTGATGTACCTGAGAGGGCAGCTGGAGCCTCAGTGGAAGATGTTGCAG TGCCATCCTCACCTGGTGGCTTGA
- the HDAC10 gene encoding polyamine deacetylase HDAC10 isoform X3, translating to MGTALVYHEDMTATRLLWDDPECEIERPERLTAALDRLRQRGLEQRCLRLSAREASEEELGLVHSPEYVSLVRETQVLGKEELQALSGQFDAIYFHPSTFHCARLAAGAGLQLVDAVLTGAVQNGLALVRPPGHHSQRAAANGFCVFNNVAIAAAHAKQKYGLHRILVVDWDVHHGQGIQYLFEDDPSVLYFSWHRYEHGRFWPFLRESDADAVGRGQGLGFTVNLPWNQFDPELVLVSAGFDSAVGDPEGQMQATPECFAHLTQLLQVLAGGRVCAVLEGGYHLESLAESVCMTVQTLLGDPAPPLSGPMVPCQSALESIQSARAAQAPHWKSLQLQDVTPVPLSPSTHSPEGRPPPLLPGGPVCKAAASAPSSLLDQPRLCPAPSVRTAVALTAPDITLVLPPDVIQQEGSALREETEAWARPHESLAREEALTALGKLLYLLDGMLDGQVNSGIAATPASAAAATLDVAVRRGLSHGAQRLLCVALGQLDRPPDLAHDGRSLWLNIRGKEAAALSMFHVSTPLPVMTSGFLSCILGLMLPLAYGFQPDLVLVALGPGHGLQGPQAALLAAVLRGLAGGRVLALLEEDSTAQLAGILARVLNGEAPPSLGPSSVASPEDVQALMYLRGQLEPQWKMLQCHPHLVA from the exons ATGGGGACCGCGCTTGTGTATCATGAGGACATGACGGCCACCCGGCTGCTCTGGGACGA CCCCGAGTGCGAGATTGAGCGTCCTGAGCGCCTGACCGCAGCCCTGGACCGCCTGCGGCAGCGCGGCCTGGAACAGAGGTGTCTGCGGTTGTCAGCCCGCGAGGCCTCGGAAGAGGAGCTGGGCCTGGTGCACAG CCCAGAGTATGTATCCCTGGTCAGGGAGACCCAGGTCCTAGGCAAGGAGGAGCTGCAGGCGCTGTCCGGACAGTTCGACGCCATCTACTTCCACCCG AGTACCTTTCACTGTGCGCGGCTGGCCGCGGGGGCTGGACTGCAGCTGGTGGACGCTGTGCTCACGGGAGCTGTGCAAAATGGGCTTGCCCTGGTGAG GCCTCCTGGGCACCACAGCCAGAGGGCGGCTGCCAACGGGTTCTGCGTGTTCAACAACGTGGCCATAGCAGCTGCACATGCCAAGCAGAAATACGGGCTACACAG GATCCTCGTCGTGGACTGGGATGTACACCATGGCCAGGGGATCCAGTATCTCTTTGAGGATGACCCCAG TGTCCTTTACTTCTCCTGGCACCGCTATGAGCATGGGCGCTTCTGGCCTTTCCTGCGAGAGTCAGATGCAGATGCGGTGGGGCGGGGACAGGGCCTCGGCTTCACTGTCAACCTGCCCTGGAACCAG TTTGACCCTGAGCTGGTGCTGGTCTCGGCAGGATTTGACTCAGCCGTCGGGGACCCTGAG GGGCAAATGCAGGCCACGCCAGAGTGCTTCGCCCACCTCACACAGCTGCTGCAGGTGCTGGCCGGCGGCCGGGTCTGCGCCGTGCTGGAG GGCGGCTACCACCTGGAGTCACTGGCGGAGTCAGTGTGCATGACAGTACAGACGCTGCTGGGTGACCCGGCTCCACCCCTGTCAGGGCCAATGGTGCCGTGTCAGAG TGCCCTGGAGTCCATCCAGAGTGCCCGTGCTGCCCAGGCCCCACACTGGAAGAGCCTCCAGCTGCAAG ATGTGACCCCTGTGCCGCTGAGCCCCAGCACCCACTCCCCAGAGGGGAGGCCTccacctctgctgcctggggGTCCAGTGTGTAAGGCAGCTGCATCTGCACCGAGCTCCCTCCTGGACCAGCCGCGCCTCTGCCCTGCACCCTCTGTCCGCACCGCTGTTGCCCTGACAGCGCCAGATATCACATTGGTCCTGCCCCCTGACGTCATCCAACAGGAAGGGTCAGCCCTGAGGGAGGAGACAGAAGCCTGGGCCag GCCACACGAGTCCCTGGCCCGGGAGGAGGCCCTCACTGCACTTGGGAAGCTCCTGTACCTCTTAGATGGGATGCTGGATGGGCAG GTGAACAGTGGTATAGCAGCCACTCCAGCCTCTGCTGCAGCAGCCACCCTGGATGTGGCTGTTCGGAGAGGCCTGTCCCATGGAGCCCAGAG GCTGCTGTGCGTGGCCCTGGGACAGCTGGACCGGCCTCCAGACCTCGCCCATGACGG GAGGAGTCTGTGGCTGAACATCAGGGGCAAAGAGGCGGCTGCCCTATCCATGTTCCATGTCTCCACGCCACTGCCAGTG ATGACCAGTGGTTTCCTGAGCTGCATCTTGGGCTTGATGCTGCCCCTGGCCTACGGCTTCCAGCCTGACCTGGTGCTGGTGGCGCTGGGGCCTGGCCATGGCCTGCAGGGCCCCCAGGCTGCACTCCTGGCTGCAGTGCTTCGGGGGCTGGCAGGGGGCCGAGTCCTGGCCCTCCTGGAGGAG GACTCCACAGCCCAGCTAGCAGGGATCCTGGCCCGGGTGCTGAATGGGGAGGCACCTCCTAGCCTAGGCCCTTCCTCTGTGGCCTCCCCAGAGGACGTCCAGGCTCTGATGTACCTGAGAGGGCAGCTGGAGCCTCAGTGGAAGATGTTGCAG TGCCATCCTCACCTGGTGGCTTGA